A window of the Kosakonia sp. BYX6 genome harbors these coding sequences:
- the gspG gene encoding type II secretion system major pseudopilin GspG, which translates to MKSRFARSMCADTHVQRGFSLIEIMVVVVIMGVLAALIVPNLLDRPDQARATAARQDVGAIMQALKLYRLDNGSYPTNEQGLRALTEKPTTGVAPANWHKYLERLPNDPWGNPYHYLNPGANGEIDVFSLGADGKPDGEGTRADIGSWQL; encoded by the coding sequence ATGAAAAGTCGATTCGCCAGATCGATGTGCGCAGACACGCATGTGCAGCGTGGTTTCTCACTGATTGAAATCATGGTGGTGGTGGTCATTATGGGGGTGCTGGCGGCGCTTATCGTTCCCAATTTGCTTGACCGGCCAGACCAGGCGCGCGCCACGGCGGCGCGTCAGGATGTGGGCGCCATCATGCAAGCCCTCAAATTGTACCGCCTGGATAACGGCAGTTACCCGACCAACGAACAAGGGTTACGCGCGCTGACCGAAAAACCCACCACCGGCGTGGCGCCCGCCAACTGGCATAAATACCTCGAACGTCTGCCCAACGATCCCTGGGGAAACCCGTATCACTATCTCAACCCAGGCGCCAATGGGGAGATCGACGTGTTTTCGCTGGGCGCCGATGGTAAGCCCGACGGGGAAGGCACCCGCGCCGATATCGGCTCGTGGCAGCTCTAA
- the ycgZ gene encoding regulatory protein YcgZ — MHQNGYHPSTANAITRYFNKATLPTQQQTLGQIAVEILSEGRNLNRKAICTKLLCRLEQASSPEEESHYHVLIGMLFDR, encoded by the coding sequence ATGCACCAGAACGGTTACCACCCGAGCACCGCTAATGCCATTACCCGCTACTTCAACAAAGCGACGCTGCCAACGCAGCAGCAGACACTGGGTCAAATTGCCGTGGAAATCCTTAGCGAAGGACGCAATCTGAACCGTAAAGCCATCTGTACTAAATTACTTTGTCGACTTGAGCAGGCTTCCAGCCCGGAAGAGGAGAGCCACTATCACGTGCTGATTGGTATGTTATTTGACCGCTAA
- a CDS encoding substrate-binding domain-containing protein, with translation MKAFQLKGLAAMFAVGMMAITGAASAQTVNGAGATLPQPLYEDLFGLDGTSKDVIGTWTYDGVGSGGGKSRFLTTTNTVNFAGSDSVLTATEFATYNSSQRASWGPLIQIPSVLTSVTLPFKMPANASQTTLNLTRDQVCRIFANQITTWGQILGNTNTTPFVVVYRTEASGTTELLSNFLTSAACSGYNFQKSNLFTTVVANSGGVNSNWIAATGSEGVSNALQTAGRFGYLSPSFAFNPGSATAVATIGGALPTSVQLPASATPPTGTARNNPLNWVPAYVLPTNTAVYPIYGTTNLLVGQCYTGGITSDSVGGAVRDFLTKLNNGSYASQIATHLFISLPASWRTAITDAFLTQSSSLGIGNTSVCNGVGRPL, from the coding sequence ATGAAAGCGTTCCAACTGAAAGGGCTGGCCGCAATGTTTGCGGTTGGCATGATGGCGATAACGGGTGCTGCCTCGGCGCAAACAGTCAATGGCGCAGGTGCGACCCTACCGCAGCCGCTCTATGAAGACTTGTTTGGCCTGGACGGTACCAGCAAGGATGTGATCGGTACCTGGACCTACGACGGTGTCGGGAGCGGTGGCGGGAAAAGCCGTTTTCTGACCACCACCAACACTGTTAATTTCGCCGGGAGCGATTCCGTGCTCACCGCGACGGAATTCGCCACCTACAACTCATCGCAGCGCGCCAGCTGGGGGCCGCTGATCCAGATCCCATCCGTTCTGACGTCGGTCACGCTACCGTTCAAAATGCCGGCCAACGCATCGCAAACGACGCTCAATCTCACGCGTGATCAGGTGTGCCGCATTTTTGCCAACCAGATAACCACCTGGGGGCAAATCCTCGGTAACACCAACACCACGCCGTTTGTGGTGGTTTACCGCACAGAAGCCAGCGGAACCACCGAATTGCTCTCTAACTTCCTGACCTCTGCGGCGTGCAGCGGTTATAACTTCCAGAAATCCAACCTCTTTACCACCGTGGTGGCGAATTCCGGCGGTGTGAACAGCAACTGGATTGCGGCAACCGGCAGCGAAGGCGTGTCTAACGCGCTACAGACGGCAGGGCGCTTTGGCTACCTTAGCCCCAGCTTCGCTTTCAACCCTGGGTCGGCGACCGCCGTTGCCACCATTGGCGGCGCGCTACCTACTTCTGTGCAGCTTCCGGCCAGCGCGACACCGCCAACCGGTACAGCACGCAACAACCCGCTGAACTGGGTTCCGGCTTATGTGCTGCCTACCAATACCGCCGTTTACCCGATCTACGGGACGACGAACCTGCTGGTGGGTCAGTGCTACACCGGCGGAATTACCTCTGACAGCGTGGGCGGCGCGGTCAGAGACTTCCTGACCAAACTGAACAATGGCAGCTATGCATCGCAGATTGCCACACATCTGTTTATCAGCCTACCGGCCAGTTGGCGCACCGCTATCACTGACGCGTTCCTCACGCAGTCAAGCAGTCTTGGGATTGGCAACACCTCGGTCTGTAACGGGGTTGGCCGTCCACTGTAA
- the gspM gene encoding type II secretion system protein GspM, with the protein MKTRVVLQTLRQRVVLPLRQVVLYWRGLTRRERQQVAGMIAVLAIALVWLLLTRPALNTLSHWQQELPRLRSQHAALQKVLAEVGGGPINNGARQESPEQRLAQSIAAAGLTEQHAVQAEGASWVLIFAQPVNAQRLVSWLLSASATTGMAVQQVSIERVDAGETDTRVTASVTLAAPQQRKGE; encoded by the coding sequence ATGAAAACGCGGGTCGTTTTGCAGACGCTGCGACAACGCGTGGTGCTGCCGCTGCGTCAGGTGGTTCTCTACTGGCGAGGATTAACCCGGCGCGAGCGCCAGCAAGTGGCAGGGATGATCGCCGTGCTGGCGATTGCCCTGGTGTGGCTGCTATTGACCCGCCCGGCGCTGAACACGCTCAGCCACTGGCAGCAGGAATTACCGCGCCTGCGCTCGCAGCATGCCGCGCTGCAAAAGGTGCTGGCGGAGGTTGGTGGCGGGCCAATCAATAACGGCGCGCGCCAGGAAAGCCCCGAACAACGGCTGGCGCAGAGCATTGCCGCCGCTGGTTTGACGGAACAGCACGCGGTACAGGCAGAGGGCGCAAGTTGGGTGCTTATCTTTGCGCAACCGGTGAATGCGCAAAGGCTAGTGAGCTGGTTACTGAGCGCGTCCGCCACCACCGGCATGGCGGTACAGCAGGTCAGTATTGAGCGAGTGGACGCGGGTGAAACCGATACGCGCGTCACGGCTTCAGTGACGCTGGCAGCACCACAACAGAGGAAGGGAGAATGA
- the gspE gene encoding type II secretion system ATPase GspE: protein MSEMQLPHGWARSQRIVLQRDGEEPWLTTSPRTQGWALAEALRRTGALRWQEVDEAQMDALLAATYAEAGSAAEVVGAAESEVNLERLMQDMPAITDLLDADDDAPVIRMINALLTQATRDSSSDVHFEIFETHSMVRYRVDGTLREVVSPRKALHAALISRIKIMAKLDIAEKRVPQDGRITLRVGGRAIDVRVSTVPTVHGERAVLRLLEKDLGRLQLANLGLAGDVQLELIRLIRQPHGIVLVTGPTGSGKTTTLYAALGELDKGASNILSVEDPVEYDLPGINQIPVHSKIGMTFAAALRAALRQDPDNIMIGEIRDLETAQIAVQSSLTGHGVLASLHTNDAVSAITRLIDMGIEPYLLSSSLLGVLAQRLVRCLCPACRQQETLPNGETRWVSVGCALCNHSGFRGRTGIHELFIIDDSIRRLIHEGGNEQAMRAAARQRGMRTLREDGQRWVQAGVTTVDEILRVTRDDG, encoded by the coding sequence ATGAGTGAAATGCAACTCCCGCACGGCTGGGCGCGCAGCCAGCGGATTGTATTACAGCGCGACGGCGAGGAGCCGTGGCTGACCACCAGCCCACGCACGCAGGGCTGGGCGCTGGCAGAAGCGTTGCGCCGCACCGGAGCACTGCGCTGGCAGGAAGTGGACGAAGCGCAAATGGACGCGCTGTTGGCAGCAACCTACGCGGAGGCGGGCAGCGCTGCGGAAGTGGTCGGTGCGGCGGAATCGGAAGTCAATCTCGAACGCCTGATGCAAGACATGCCTGCAATAACCGACTTGCTCGACGCCGACGATGACGCGCCGGTGATCCGCATGATCAACGCCTTGCTCACCCAGGCGACGCGCGACAGTTCCAGCGACGTCCATTTTGAAATTTTCGAAACCCATTCGATGGTGCGTTACCGCGTCGACGGCACGCTGCGTGAAGTGGTCTCCCCGCGCAAAGCGCTGCACGCGGCGCTGATCTCGCGCATCAAAATCATGGCCAAACTCGATATCGCGGAAAAACGCGTGCCGCAGGACGGGCGCATTACCCTGCGCGTCGGCGGGCGCGCCATTGATGTGCGGGTTTCCACCGTGCCGACGGTACACGGTGAGCGCGCGGTATTGCGTTTGCTGGAAAAAGATCTCGGGCGCTTGCAACTGGCGAATCTGGGGCTGGCAGGGGATGTGCAGCTTGAGCTGATACGGCTGATTCGCCAGCCGCACGGCATTGTGCTGGTCACCGGGCCGACCGGCAGCGGCAAAACCACCACGCTGTACGCCGCGCTTGGCGAGCTGGATAAAGGCGCCAGCAATATTTTGTCGGTGGAAGACCCGGTGGAGTATGACCTGCCGGGCATTAACCAAATTCCGGTGCACAGCAAAATCGGCATGACCTTTGCCGCCGCCCTGCGCGCGGCGCTGCGCCAGGACCCGGACAACATCATGATCGGCGAAATCCGCGATCTGGAAACCGCGCAAATTGCCGTGCAGTCCTCGCTCACCGGCCACGGCGTGCTGGCCTCGTTACACACCAATGACGCCGTTTCCGCCATCACGCGCCTTATCGATATGGGGATTGAACCCTATCTGCTTTCTTCTTCACTGCTTGGCGTGCTGGCTCAGCGGCTGGTGCGCTGTCTGTGCCCGGCGTGTCGCCAGCAAGAAACCTTGCCCAATGGCGAAACGCGCTGGGTGTCGGTCGGCTGTGCGCTCTGCAATCATTCCGGTTTTCGCGGGCGCACCGGAATTCATGAACTTTTCATTATTGATGACAGCATCCGCCGTTTGATTCACGAAGGCGGTAACGAACAGGCGATGCGCGCTGCCGCCCGACAGCGCGGCATGCGCACTTTGCGCGAAGACGGGCAGCGCTGGGTGCAGGCCGGGGTAACAACCGTTGACGAGATCCTGCGTGTCACCCGCGATGACGGTTAG
- a CDS encoding biofilm development regulator YmgB/AriR family protein, which produces MSQATLEQSEGYENLPDITLADYFRSRGDLLAEESAVLGAVIRRILAAGERISHKALILELIRMLETTENVVKSDVIRHTLEIVVHHTTDDI; this is translated from the coding sequence ATGAGCCAGGCGACGCTCGAACAATCAGAGGGATACGAAAATCTGCCCGACATCACGCTCGCTGACTATTTTCGCAGCCGCGGCGATTTGCTGGCAGAGGAGTCTGCGGTACTCGGTGCCGTGATCCGTCGTATTCTCGCTGCGGGTGAACGTATTAGCCATAAAGCGCTGATTCTTGAGCTGATAAGAATGCTGGAAACCACCGAAAACGTGGTGAAAAGTGATGTTATCCGCCATACGCTGGAAATCGTTGTTCACCACACCACCGACGATATTTAG
- the gspF gene encoding type II secretion system inner membrane protein GspF — MPRFHFEAATAQGQIQRGVIDAESSRAARLQLRDRGLTALEVSEAVAQRGPAWLASKLDAADLCWATRELASLLGASLTLEAALTATLEQAEKRTVNAAFSEVRDHVRAGMRLADALAERPRDFPEIYRALISAGEDSGDLARVMEQLADYLENRDTLRSKMLTAFIYPGVIACVSVGIVIFMLSYVVPQVVSAFTQARQDLPTLTLVMLAVSHFVREWGLLTSTLLSAAFFLWRGLLRDPATRLRWHRTVLRLPMIGKYTLGVNTARFASTLAILMSAGVPLLRAMDAARQTLGNDCLKQCASDAAARVREGAALASALRAQKIFPSNLVHLVASGEKTGALAMMLERAAANLSRDLERRATRLTALLEPLLILVMGGVVMMIVLAIMLPIMSINQMVQ, encoded by the coding sequence ATGCCACGTTTTCATTTTGAAGCGGCGACGGCGCAGGGGCAGATCCAGCGCGGGGTGATCGATGCGGAATCTTCCCGCGCGGCGCGCTTGCAACTGCGCGATCGCGGCTTAACCGCACTGGAAGTCAGCGAAGCCGTCGCCCAACGCGGGCCCGCGTGGCTGGCATCTAAACTCGACGCCGCCGACCTGTGCTGGGCCACCCGCGAACTGGCGAGTTTGCTGGGCGCGAGCCTGACGCTGGAAGCCGCATTAACCGCCACGCTGGAGCAGGCGGAAAAACGCACCGTCAACGCCGCTTTCAGTGAGGTGCGCGACCATGTGCGCGCCGGCATGCGGCTGGCGGATGCGCTGGCCGAACGCCCGCGCGACTTCCCGGAGATCTACCGGGCGTTGATCAGTGCCGGGGAAGATTCGGGCGACCTGGCGAGGGTGATGGAGCAACTGGCCGATTACCTGGAAAACCGCGACACCCTGCGCAGCAAAATGCTCACCGCGTTTATTTACCCCGGCGTCATAGCCTGTGTTTCGGTCGGCATTGTCATCTTCATGCTCAGTTACGTGGTGCCGCAGGTGGTCAGCGCCTTTACTCAGGCGCGCCAGGACTTGCCGACCCTCACGCTGGTGATGCTGGCGGTCAGCCACTTTGTGCGCGAGTGGGGGCTGCTCACCAGCACGCTGCTGAGCGCTGCTTTTTTCCTGTGGCGTGGGTTATTGCGTGATCCGGCGACGCGGTTGCGCTGGCATCGCACCGTGCTGCGTTTGCCGATGATCGGCAAATACACCCTCGGTGTGAATACTGCGCGGTTCGCCTCGACGCTGGCGATCCTGATGAGCGCGGGCGTGCCGCTGCTACGCGCGATGGATGCCGCCCGCCAGACGCTGGGTAATGATTGCCTGAAACAGTGCGCCAGTGACGCCGCCGCTCGCGTGCGTGAAGGCGCGGCGCTGGCTTCGGCGCTGCGGGCGCAAAAAATCTTTCCCTCTAATCTTGTGCACCTGGTGGCCAGCGGCGAGAAAACCGGGGCGCTGGCGATGATGCTCGAGCGCGCGGCGGCAAACTTGTCGCGGGATCTGGAACGCCGCGCCACGCGTTTGACCGCCTTGCTGGAGCCGCTGCTGATCCTCGTGATGGGCGGCGTAGTGATGATGATTGTGCTGGCGATCATGCTGCCGATTATGTCGATCAACCAAATGGTGCAGTGA
- the gspD gene encoding type II secretion system secretin GspD, with translation MKQTGLSRSLTLGMVAYCLMLAGCSTHGDGSLFRNGPWVVSTSSRMPKESAGTFGADRPSDSPSRRVERQTTHRYGGAGGNTGAAQASGEKVTLNFRDTEISAVIGALARFLGRNFLMDPRVKGQITLVSDGDVDLNTAYTMLGSALRMRGYTIVDVGNVSRVVPVADAKMQGGAVNSATSGGGIATRTYRLAYESAEALVPVLKPMIAPESSITAYPANNTVVITDYADNLDRIARIIASIDTPTSLDTRVVKIYNGVAVDIAALANDILQQQGGASGRQDIAILADPRSNSVVIRASSPARSELANNLLIELDNVQEDPGNLHVVYLRNAQAVSLSKVLRGLLKGESDSTKLSDNARSTLGAGGMTSGAGTSANTTASNSSSSTSNSNALNTGSQRFGTAPEDTVAEETGTAFSAEGVTVQADASTNTLIISAPDPMYRSLRKVIDLLDQRRAQVLVESLIVEVTASDTAELGIQWMKQSGRFIGGSNFGGTGINTSAKTGIDALPAGLNLGIIDGTINLPGVGQILNLEVLARALQTHGGANILSTPNLLTLDNEVASIMVGKTVPFVSGQYITSGSGGSDNPFQTVEREDVGLKLQIRPQISEGGTVKLDIYQEVSSIDAQSSTSAGIVTNKRALDTSVLLDDGQIMVLGGLLEDSVTGNRQSVPILGSIPLIGNLFRYDTRERVKTNLMVFLRPYVIRDASAGRGLTLDRYDYMRSVQSDTQPGSHPLLSDINAPILPPADMPVAGSNDAVDMRSAALRSTDSNKTVIQAADVSQREEAIRIASRLRISGLTAYIVTAPGGSGYAVRVDVARDARTVDASTETLRELGYQPELVVTP, from the coding sequence ATGAAGCAAACTGGCCTGTCACGAAGCCTGACGCTGGGAATGGTGGCGTACTGCTTGATGCTGGCGGGGTGTAGCACCCATGGCGACGGATCGCTGTTTCGCAACGGGCCGTGGGTGGTGAGCACCTCATCACGCATGCCGAAAGAGAGTGCCGGAACCTTTGGCGCCGATCGCCCGTCGGACAGCCCTTCCCGGCGCGTTGAGCGCCAGACCACACACCGCTACGGCGGCGCCGGCGGCAACACCGGCGCGGCGCAGGCCAGCGGCGAGAAAGTGACGCTTAATTTTCGCGACACGGAGATTTCCGCTGTCATCGGCGCGCTGGCGCGCTTTCTCGGGCGCAACTTCCTGATGGACCCCCGCGTAAAAGGTCAAATCACCCTGGTTTCCGACGGCGACGTCGATCTCAACACCGCGTACACCATGCTCGGCTCCGCGCTGCGCATGCGCGGGTACACCATTGTCGATGTCGGCAACGTCAGCCGGGTGGTGCCGGTGGCGGATGCCAAAATGCAGGGTGGTGCTGTTAACAGCGCAACGTCCGGCGGCGGCATTGCCACACGCACCTATCGGCTGGCCTATGAGAGCGCGGAAGCGCTGGTGCCGGTATTAAAACCGATGATTGCCCCGGAAAGCAGCATTACCGCGTACCCGGCCAATAACACGGTGGTGATCACCGATTACGCCGACAATCTCGATCGCATCGCGCGGATTATCGCCAGCATCGATACGCCAACCTCGTTAGATACGCGGGTGGTGAAAATCTATAACGGCGTGGCGGTGGATATCGCCGCGCTGGCGAACGACATCCTGCAACAGCAGGGCGGCGCCAGCGGGCGTCAGGACATTGCCATTCTCGCCGACCCGCGCTCCAACAGCGTGGTGATCCGCGCCAGCAGCCCGGCGCGCAGCGAACTGGCGAATAATTTGTTAATTGAACTGGATAACGTGCAGGAAGATCCGGGCAATCTCCACGTGGTTTATCTGCGTAACGCCCAGGCGGTGTCCCTTTCCAAGGTGCTGCGCGGGTTGCTGAAAGGCGAATCCGACAGCACGAAACTCTCTGACAACGCGCGCAGCACGCTCGGCGCGGGCGGCATGACCAGCGGCGCGGGCACCAGCGCAAATACCACCGCCAGTAACTCTTCCTCTTCCACCAGTAACAGTAACGCCCTCAATACCGGCAGCCAGCGTTTCGGCACCGCGCCGGAAGACACCGTCGCAGAAGAAACGGGCACGGCCTTTAGCGCCGAAGGGGTGACCGTGCAGGCGGATGCCAGCACCAACACGCTGATTATCTCGGCGCCCGATCCGATGTACCGCAGCCTGCGCAAAGTGATTGATCTGCTCGACCAGCGTCGCGCGCAGGTGCTGGTGGAAAGCTTGATTGTCGAAGTCACCGCCAGCGACACCGCCGAGCTGGGCATTCAGTGGATGAAACAGAGCGGTCGGTTTATCGGCGGGAGCAATTTTGGCGGCACGGGCATCAATACGTCGGCCAAAACCGGCATTGACGCACTGCCTGCGGGTCTGAATCTCGGCATTATCGATGGCACCATTAATTTGCCGGGTGTCGGGCAGATTCTGAATCTGGAAGTGTTGGCGCGGGCGCTGCAAACCCACGGCGGGGCGAACATCCTGTCGACCCCGAACCTGCTCACGCTGGATAACGAGGTGGCGTCGATCATGGTCGGCAAAACCGTGCCTTTCGTCAGCGGCCAGTACATTACCTCCGGCAGCGGCGGGTCGGACAATCCATTTCAGACCGTCGAGCGCGAAGACGTTGGCCTCAAGTTGCAAATCCGCCCGCAGATTTCCGAAGGCGGCACCGTGAAGCTCGATATCTACCAGGAAGTGAGCAGCATTGATGCGCAAAGCTCCACCAGCGCGGGCATTGTCACCAATAAGCGCGCGCTGGACACCAGCGTTTTGCTCGACGACGGGCAAATTATGGTGCTCGGCGGCCTGCTGGAAGACTCCGTTACCGGCAACCGCCAGTCGGTGCCGATTCTCGGTTCGATCCCGCTCATCGGCAACCTGTTTCGCTACGACACCCGCGAGCGCGTGAAGACCAATCTGATGGTGTTTCTGCGCCCGTATGTGATCCGCGATGCCAGCGCGGGACGCGGGTTGACGCTGGATCGCTACGACTATATGCGCTCGGTGCAAAGCGACACCCAGCCGGGCAGCCATCCGCTGTTATCCGATATCAATGCGCCCATTTTGCCGCCTGCCGACATGCCGGTGGCGGGCAGCAATGATGCTGTAGATATGCGCTCGGCAGCATTACGCAGCACCGACAGCAATAAAACCGTGATTCAAGCCGCCGACGTTAGCCAGCGCGAAGAAGCGATTCGTATCGCCAGCCGCTTACGCATTAGCGGCCTTACCGCGTACATCGTGACCGCGCCTGGCGGCAGCGGTTACGCGGTGCGCGTCGACGTGGCGCGCGACGCCCGCACGGTGGATGCTTCCACCGAAACGTTGCGTGAATTGGGCTACCAACCGGAGCTTGTTGTGACACCGTAA
- the gspL gene encoding type II secretion system protein GspL has protein sequence MTPRHVARLHVRLPPLRELATREITLAWQPINGEWQTETVASLHEIAAGFQASRVEVCPHPADVSMTEIDIPPLRGSALHKAVRGAVELLALMPPEQLIIGYGERHDSGTLPVAWLSAAHLQALLAALTHAGLRIDALLPPPAFLPQPVADEASVARVDNWLVLRSGAASGAMLPFPHGAQDPESRLRDPFPAINAFHWVQASEEGEGWHWSFPLSRPRSDSRASEWLRPLVGWTLAAAVVWLGGLNLYAWRLQREGLALKQQMAEQVQATFPDVSVVLNPLQQARQLRDARISGNAQQNSADFPTLLRLAATLLSASDGQVAKVSYQQGQLDIRWREGAALRRAEVDALQQQAREHQVLVMSDAQGLHLRAGQEQSKPSP, from the coding sequence ATGACACCCCGGCACGTTGCCCGCTTGCATGTGCGCCTGCCGCCCCTGCGCGAGCTGGCGACCCGCGAGATAACTCTCGCGTGGCAGCCGATCAATGGTGAATGGCAGACCGAAACCGTTGCCAGCCTGCACGAAATAGCTGCGGGTTTTCAGGCTAGCCGCGTCGAGGTTTGTCCGCATCCGGCGGATGTCTCAATGACGGAAATCGACATTCCACCGCTGCGCGGCAGTGCGCTGCATAAAGCGGTGCGCGGCGCGGTTGAGTTGCTGGCGCTGATGCCGCCGGAACAACTCATCATTGGTTATGGCGAGCGCCATGATAGCGGCACGTTGCCGGTGGCCTGGCTTTCGGCAGCGCACCTGCAAGCCTTGCTGGCGGCACTGACTCACGCCGGGCTGCGCATCGACGCGCTGCTTCCGCCACCGGCGTTTTTACCGCAGCCCGTGGCGGATGAAGCCAGCGTCGCGCGTGTCGATAACTGGCTCGTGCTGCGTAGCGGCGCGGCCAGCGGGGCGATGTTGCCTTTCCCGCACGGCGCGCAAGACCCGGAAAGCCGGCTGCGCGACCCGTTTCCGGCGATCAATGCATTTCACTGGGTGCAGGCGAGTGAAGAGGGTGAAGGCTGGCACTGGTCATTTCCGCTTTCACGCCCGCGCAGCGATTCCCGCGCGTCAGAGTGGTTGCGTCCGCTGGTCGGCTGGACGCTCGCCGCCGCCGTGGTTTGGCTGGGCGGGCTGAATCTTTACGCGTGGCGTTTACAGCGTGAAGGGCTGGCGCTGAAACAGCAGATGGCTGAACAAGTGCAGGCGACATTTCCCGATGTGTCGGTGGTGCTGAACCCCTTGCAGCAGGCGCGGCAACTTCGGGATGCGCGCATCAGCGGCAACGCGCAGCAAAACAGTGCCGATTTCCCCACGCTGTTGCGCCTCGCCGCCACGTTGCTGAGCGCAAGCGACGGGCAAGTGGCGAAGGTGAGTTATCAGCAAGGCCAGCTTGATATCCGCTGGCGCGAAGGTGCCGCATTGCGCCGCGCCGAGGTTGACGCCCTGCAACAACAGGCGCGCGAACACCAAGTGCTGGTAATGAGCGACGCGCAGGGCCTCCATCTGCGCGCCGGGCAGGAACAGAGCAAACCCTCACCATGA
- the gspK gene encoding type II secretion system minor pseudopilin GspK: MIRPANAQSGMAVIAMLLLVAVIALMASALLARQTTVLYGVQNEHTRLQGQWLLRGEISRSQVVLYDEARRTPVTRLDGRWRQPRNGAIVGQLGGATARIFSEIDDEQAKFNLRNLVDNGEMDARETAAFLRLCALVGVSREQASLIARRVATSLVDAESPGNEQLNDQDAQAAQAAAESIGLSHLSRRELAPRLRDLSDLLAVPGISASSITRLQPYVTMLPQRSWINANTAGPEVLAAWVPGLTLERAKALLVTRDNGQWFINRGDFTRRLQMPELDEIDIMIGITSQWFRFNGALRTPQRTLLIQALLFDNKANLPQVIWLREGT; encoded by the coding sequence ATGATCAGGCCCGCGAACGCGCAGTCTGGAATGGCGGTGATCGCCATGTTGCTGCTGGTGGCGGTCATCGCGCTGATGGCCTCGGCACTGCTGGCGCGCCAGACCACCGTGTTATACGGGGTGCAAAACGAACACACCCGGCTACAGGGACAGTGGCTGTTGCGCGGCGAAATCAGCCGCAGTCAGGTCGTGCTGTACGACGAAGCGCGCCGCACGCCGGTCACCCGCCTTGATGGCCGCTGGCGGCAGCCACGCAACGGGGCGATTGTCGGTCAACTGGGCGGCGCGACCGCACGTATCTTTTCTGAAATCGACGACGAGCAGGCAAAGTTCAACCTGCGCAACCTGGTGGATAACGGCGAAATGGATGCCCGGGAAACGGCGGCGTTCCTGCGTTTATGCGCCCTTGTTGGGGTTTCGCGCGAGCAGGCGTCGCTGATTGCCCGCCGGGTGGCGACAAGCCTGGTCGACGCGGAATCCCCTGGCAACGAGCAACTCAACGATCAAGATGCGCAAGCCGCGCAGGCAGCAGCGGAATCGATTGGCCTTAGCCATCTGAGTCGCCGCGAGTTGGCACCGAGGCTGCGCGATCTCAGCGATTTGCTCGCCGTGCCTGGCATTAGCGCCAGCAGCATCACCCGCCTGCAACCCTACGTGACGATGTTGCCGCAGCGCAGTTGGATCAACGCCAACACCGCCGGGCCTGAAGTGCTGGCCGCCTGGGTGCCGGGGTTAACGCTTGAGCGGGCAAAAGCGCTGCTGGTGACGCGCGATAACGGCCAGTGGTTTATCAACCGGGGCGATTTCACGCGGCGCCTGCAAATGCCGGAGCTTGATGAAATCGACATCATGATCGGCATCACCAGCCAGTGGTTTCGCTTCAACGGCGCGCTACGCACCCCGCAGCGCACGCTGCTCATCCAGGCGCTGCTGTTTGATAACAAAGCTAACCTGCCGCAGGTGATCTGGCTGAGGGAGGGAACATGA